A genomic window from Lotus japonicus ecotype B-129 chromosome 1, LjGifu_v1.2 includes:
- the LOC130730213 gene encoding purple acid phosphatase 22-like: MSFISTSLLSATPLYISSSLLRPFTHSYKLHPLTSSSQNNKMKKFSKSLMAFPLLLHTLCLLLFPQPLLSQESTGDFVRQPARNLIITPHHRSDSEPQQVHISLVGKDKMRVSWITEDKDAETIVEYGTKAGEYSAKAEGEHTKYQYFFYTSGKIHNAVIGPLEASTTYFYRCGGSGPEFSFKTPPAKLPIEFVIVGDLGQTEWTASTLKHIDNNDYDVFLLPGDLSYADTQQPLWDSFGRLVEPYASKRPWMVTEGNHEIETFPIIYPHGFKAYNARWPMPYSESGSTSNLYYSFEVSGTHAIMLGSYTDFDAKSKQYKWLQSDLAKIDRVKTPWVIVLLHAPWYNTNEAHQGEGESMRDAMEELLYEARVDLVFAGHVHAYERFTRIYDNKADSCGPLYVTIGDGGNREGLALSFKKPPSKLSLYREPSFGHGRLKILNKTHAYWSWQRNNDSDEVVADDIWIENLSSSKACSATPNNQVAHEEL, translated from the exons atgagtTTCATCTCAACAAGTCTTCTTTCTGCAACCCCATTATATATCTCGTCCTCCCTATTAAGACCCTTCACTCACAGCTACAAGTTACATCCATTAACAAGTTCAAGCCAAAACAACAAAATGAAGAAATTTAGTAAATCTCTCATGGCCTTCCCGCTCCTCTTACACACCCTATGCCTCCTTTTGTTCCCACAACCTTTactatctcaagagagtactgGAGATTTTGTTCGCCAGCCCGCCAGGAATCTCATCATCACTCCCCACCATCGTTCCGATTCGGAGCCCCAACAG GTGCATATTTCATTGGTGGGGAAAGATAAGATGAGAGTATCGTGGATAACAGAAGACAAGGACGCTGAAACTATAGTCGAGTACGGAACAAAAGCAGGGGaatatagtgcaaaagcagaggGGGAACATACAAAGTATCAATATTTTTTCTACACCTCCGGGAAGATCCACAATGCTGTGATTGGACCATTGGAGGCAAGCACCACTTACTTTTACCGGTGTGGCGGGTCTGGACCTGAGTTTTCGTTCAAGACACCTCCAGCCAAGTTGCCAATTGAATTTGTCATTGTTG GGGATTTGGGACAAACTGAATGGACTGCATCAACCCTAAAACATATTGACAACAATGACTATGATGTGTTCTTGTTACCGGGAGATCTATCCTATGCAGACACACAACAACCATTATGGGACTCTTTTGGTCGTTTAGTAGAGCCATATGCTAGTAAAAGGCCATGGATGGTAACCGAAGGTAACCACGAGATTGAGACTTTCCCCATTATCTACCCACATGGCTTCAAAGCTTACAATGCCCGTTGGCCCATGCCCTACTCAGAGAGTGGCTCAACCTCAAATCTCTATTACTCATTTGAGGTCTCAGGAACCCATGCTATAATGCTAGGTTCCTACACTGATTTCGATGCCAAATCAAAACAATACAAGTGGCTTCAATCTGACCTAGCCAAGATTGATAGAGTTAAGACACCTTGGGTCATTGTGTTGCTTCATGCACCTTGGTATAACACTAATGAGGCACACCAAGGCGAAGGTGAATCAATGAGAGACGCCATGGAAGAGTTGCTTTATGAGGCTCGAGTTGATTTGGTTTTTGCAGGGCATGTTCATGCATATGAACGTTTC ACTCGAATTTACGATAATAAAGCTGATTCGTGTGGTCCATTGTATGTGACAATTGGAGATGGAGGAAACCGAGAAGGTCTTGCATTAAG CTTCAAGAAACCTCCAAGCAAACTCTCCTTGTATCGCGAGCCAAGCTTTGGTCATGGAAGGTTAAAGATACTAAATAAAACACATGCATATTGGTCATGGCAGCGCAACAATGATTCTGATGAAGTTGTAGCTGATGATATCTGGATAGAAAATTTAAGCAGCTCAAAAGCATGTTCAGCCACACCAAACAATCAAGTTGCTCATGAAGAGTTGTAA
- the LOC130730210 gene encoding uncharacterized protein LOC130730210, which yields MHDCCVRERRDTQHTIPTLPPLLFLLLLCFSSQTLLYKFKPHSPLFPTLPITNSPFSPPATSLPNSSFFLLSRFSANLLQKVSGNSFIVMERLNSELYYQNCHIMKENERLRKKAQLLNQENQALLSQLKQKISNGNNAPNTTLDLNLGSSSSKKPSTSSN from the exons ATGCATGATTGTTGTGTCAGAGAGAGGAGAGACACACAACACACGATCCCTACACTACCCCctctcctttttcttcttctcctctgttTTTCTTCTCAGACTTTGCTCTATAAATTCAAACCACATTCTCCACTTTTTCCCACACTTCCAATCACAAACTCACCCTTTTCTCCCCCTGCAACTTCCCTTCCAAACTCCAGTTTCTTTCTTCTATCAAGGTTCTCAGCCAACCTCCTTCAAAAG GTTTCAGGAAACAGTTTCATAGTAATGGAAAGGCTGAACTCAGAGCTGTACTACCAGAACTGTCACATAATGAAAGAGAATGAGAGGCTTAGGAAGAAAGCTCAGCTTCTCAATCAAGAGAATCAGGCACTACTGTCCCAGCTCAAGCAGAAGATCTCAAATGGAAACAATGCTCCAAACACTACTCTTGACCTGAACCTTGGTTCAAGCTCCAGTAAAAAACCTTCTACTTCCAGCAATTAA
- the LOC130730209 gene encoding uncharacterized protein LOC130730209 has product MDNKQFKIPPVNFQTSGNPNVAGPNIQQRRVPTPPFQPNSGIPFMSFDIGSATASTSSGQIYSGPGIGGSVNFDDEEPLLDELGIHPEQIWSKVRSVLNPFRVNHTVHKDADLSGPILLYMAFCLFQLLAGKIQFGVILGWIVVSSIFLYVVFNMLAGRTGNLDLHTCTSVVGYCMFPVVIFSALSLFLPQGGVFGLAIAAVFVLWSTRASTGLIVSLTDGGDEHRGLIAYACFLIYTLFSLLVIF; this is encoded by the coding sequence ATGGACAACAAGCAATTCAAAATCCCGCCGGTCAATTTTCAAACCTCCGGGAACCCCAACGTCGCCGGCCCAAACATCCAGCAGCGCCGCGTACCCACGCCGCCGTTCCAACCCAACTCCGGCATCCCCTTCATGTCCTTCGACATAGGCTCCGCCACCGCGTCCACCTCCTCCGGTCAAATTTACTCCGGCCCCGGCATCGGCGGCTCCGTCAACTTCGACGACGAGGAGCCTCTCCTCGACGAGCTCGGTATCCACCCGGAGCAAATCTGGAGCAAAGTCAGATCGGTTCTGAACCCGTTCCGCGTGAACCACACCGTGCACAAGGACGCAGATCTATCAGGCCCTATTCTCCTCTACATGGCCTTTTGCCTCTTCCAGTTACTCGCCGGGAAGATTCAATTCGGCGTGATCTTGGGTTGGATCGTGGTTTCCTCCATCTTCTTGTACGTGGTTTTCAACATGCTGGCGGGTCGAACCGGAAATCTGGATCTTCATACCTGTACTAGTGTCGTCGGTTACTGTATGTTTCCGGTGGTGATTTTCTCTGCTCTGTCGCTGTTTCTGCCGCAGGGAGGGGTGTTCGGGCTTGCGATCGCGGCGGTTTTCGTGTTGTGGTCGACGAGGGCTTCAACGGGCCTCATTGTCTCTCTCACCGATGGCGGCGATGAACATCGCGGGTTGATAGCGTACGCGTGTTTCTTGATTTACACTCTGTTTTCGTTGCTTGTCATATTCTAA
- the LOC130730212 gene encoding probable purple acid phosphatase 20, translated as MEMVKGMPVLGLVLLLIIGLDGVCCGYTRPPPRKTIYVADTDDSDSPQQVHISQVGQDKMRISWITNSPTTPKIEYGPTTSANTFSATGTTSSYHYTLYQSGEIHEVVIGPLKPNTVYYYRLGDPPSAQSYNFKTTPSQFPIKFAVVGDLGQTEWTQLTLDHIGKSNYDMLLLPGDLSYADFIQTRWDSFGRLVEPLASQRPWMVTQGNHEVEKIPIIHRTPFTAYNARWRMPFEESGSDSNLYYSFDVAGVHVIMLGSYTDFDPGSSQYEWLQGDLGKINRGKTPWVMVLLHAPWYNSNTAHQGESESEDMKEAMEDLLYHARVDVVFTGHVHAYERFTRVYKDKADNCGPVHITIGDGGNREGLATKYIDPKPEISIFREASFGHGMLEVVNASSALWSWHKNDNDEPVLSDSLWLTSLSSNPACKV; from the exons atggagatGGTGAAAGGAATGCCGGTGCTTGGCCTCGTTCTTTTGCTAATTATCGGGCTTGACGGTGTTTGTTGCGGCTACACTCGCCCACCGCCGCGGAAAACCATCTACGTGGCTGATACTGATGACTCAGATTCGCCACAACAG GTACACATATCCCAAGTGGGCCAAGATAAGATGAGGATATCATGGATCACAAACAGCCCAACCACTCCAAAAATTGAGTACGGCCCAACTACTTCAGCAAACACCTTCTCTGCCACTGGGACCACCTCTTCCTACCACTATACTCTCTACCAGTCAGGTGAAATCCACGAGGTCGTAATTGGGCCCCTCAAGCCCAACACGGTCTACTACTATCGTTTGGGTGACCCACCTTCAGCCCAATCATACAATTTCAAAACTACACCCTCCCAATTTCCCATCAAGTTTGCAGTAGTTG GGGATCTCGGACAGACAGAGTGGACTCAGTTGACACTAGATCATATAGGCAAATCGAATTATGACATGTTGTTGCTACCGGGTGACTTGTCCTACGCGGACTTTATCCAAACTCGATGGGACTCATTTGGTCGTTTAGTTGAGCCATTAGCGAGCCAGCGTCCGTGGATGGTGACCCAAGGCAACCACGAGGTTGAGAAGATACCGATCATCCACCGGACGCCATTCACAGCTTACAATGCTCGGTGGCGAATGCCGTTCGAAGAGAGTGGATCAGACTCAAACCTCTACTACTCCTTTGATGTGGCTGGTGTTCATGTTATCATGTTGGGTTCCTACACTGATTTTGACCCTGGTTCTTCGCAATACGAGTGGCTTCAAGGGGATTTGGGGAAGATAAACAGAGGGAAAACTCCTTGGGTGATGGTGCTCCTTCATGCTCCGTGGTACAATTCAAACACTGCTCATCAGGGTGAGAGTGAATCTGAGGACATGAAGGAAGCCATGGAAGATTTGCTCTATCATGCCCGTGTTGATGTTGTTTTTACAGGACATGTTCATGCCTATGAACGCTTT ACACGAGTTTATAAAGACAAGGCTGACAATTGTGGTCCAGTACATATCACCATTGGGGATGGGGGTAACCGTGAAGGCCTCGCCACTAA GTACATAGACCCGAAGCCAGAGATATCAATATTCAGGGAAGCTAGCTTTGGACATGGGATGTTGGAGGTGGTTAATGCATCATCTGCTCTTTGGAGTTGGCATAAGAATGATAATGATGAACCGGTTCTTAGTGACTCTCTCTGGCTTACAAGCCTCTCCTCTAATCCTGCTTGTAAAGTGTAA